GGAACAGCTCGGTGATGGCATCGGTCCCTGGAGGTGGGGTATCCGACGCCAGGAAGTCGAGATAGCGAGCATGGCGATGATCCAGAGCGCCGATCACCATCGCCTCCCTGGAAGGAAAGTGACGATACAGGGTCCTCATGCTGACCCCGGATGCCTTTTGGATCTCAGGCACGCTGGGCGTGGCGAAGCCCTGTTGGCTGAAAAGCTCCTCCAGCCGTGCCGCAATTTGATCCCTGTCCATTGAACCTCCTCGGTAGAAAGATCATTCTACGCAAAGGGTAGAATGATCTTTCTACATCCGTCAAGTCATGGCGTGGCGAGGCACGTAGGATCATTAGAAAGCGTCTTAAGGTGACGCGCCTTATCTCGATGAAATCGTCCTGAGCGGTCATCGCACCTGTCCCCAACATGAAACGGCCCGCTCAGTGAGCGGGCCGTTGTTGTGTAGAGCAGGACTTCGAATGAGATCAGCCGCGCAGGTCATCGACGCCGACGGTATCGGGTACGAACCAGCGCACGTCGCGCAGATCCTTCTCGATCAGGTGATCGACCTTAAGCAGGGTGGCGAAGATCGCCATCCGAACCGGGATGCCGTTGTCGGTCTGGCGGAAGATCGCCAGGCGCGGGTCGCCGTTCAGATCCACGTCCAGGTCGTTGGCCTCGGGGCGGCTGTCCCGGGGCAGCGGGTGCATGACGATGGTGTCGCGGTTGCAGTAGCGGTCCATGAAGGCGCGATCGACGGTGAAGTCGCGCGACAGGCCACCGAAGCTTTCGCTCATCTCGGCGGTGAAGCGCTCCTTCTGGATGCGGGTGGTGTAGACCACGTCCAGGTCGCTGAAGTCGCTGGCCAGGCTCTCGCGGGTCTCGACCCGGTGGCCGCGGTTGCTGACCAGGTCGATCAGGTGGCGCGGCATCTCGAGTCCCGGCGGGGCCACCAGGGTGATACGCATCGGCTCGTACAGCGACAGCAGCTTGATCAGCGAGTGCACGGTGCGTCCGTATTTCAGGTCGCCGGTCAGCAGGATATGGGCGCCTGAAAGCGACTTGCCGAGCCGGGTGAATTCCTTGTCGATGGTATAGAGATCGAGCAGCGCTTGGCTGGGGTGCTCGCCGGGGCCGTCGCCACCGTTGATCACCGGCACGTTGGT
The genomic region above belongs to Halomonas sp. YLGW01 and contains:
- a CDS encoding aspartate carbamoyltransferase, with product MSSHLLSVDSLSRDDVDHLMRVSALMEPIAQRRKVTRVLEGAVLGNLFFEASTRTRVSFHAAFSRLGGSVCDTTGFTFSSMAKGESLYDTSRVMSGYCDAIVLRHPEQGAVAEFARATNVPVINGGDGPGEHPSQALLDLYTIDKEFTRLGKSLSGAHILLTGDLKYGRTVHSLIKLLSLYEPMRITLVAPPGLEMPRHLIDLVSNRGHRVETRESLASDFSDLDVVYTTRIQKERFTAEMSESFGGLSRDFTVDRAFMDRYCNRDTIVMHPLPRDSRPEANDLDVDLNGDPRLAIFRQTDNGIPVRMAIFATLLKVDHLIEKDLRDVRWFVPDTVGVDDLRG